A region of Allocoleopsis franciscana PCC 7113 DNA encodes the following proteins:
- a CDS encoding S-layer homology domain-containing protein — MDANQSNRLKKKLRSLSLLVLLLASSFWLSSCKKEQPVNRFQEEINQLKTENAKLRAEVDQLKTQLDNPVAQLSPSPTPKPVAVAPNAPKPVAFEDIKGVLGEKQIIQLGQLGVFDSTSGNFDPKAPITRAEFARWLVRTNNAIFPGSSDKTIRLSEAGKATFSDVPPTHPDFPYIQGLANAGYSISDDEKTFKPEQILTREQMLAMKVALDHRVPLESYKGGAPGGWTDSNKISKKYWPAIYVESVFQNNANISRTFGALKTLNPQAPVTRSEAVLSISAIGDNVAGFTTAEEAVEKLEQQSLP, encoded by the coding sequence GTGGATGCCAATCAAAGCAATAGGCTCAAAAAAAAACTCAGGTCGCTGTCATTGCTGGTGCTGCTCCTAGCTAGTTCCTTCTGGTTGAGTAGTTGCAAAAAAGAGCAACCTGTCAATCGATTCCAAGAAGAAATCAACCAACTCAAGACAGAGAATGCCAAATTGAGGGCGGAGGTTGATCAACTCAAGACACAACTCGATAATCCAGTGGCTCAATTGAGTCCGTCGCCTACGCCTAAACCCGTAGCCGTTGCCCCCAATGCGCCTAAACCTGTTGCTTTCGAGGACATTAAAGGGGTACTCGGAGAGAAGCAAATTATCCAATTGGGCCAGTTGGGAGTGTTCGATTCAACATCGGGGAATTTTGACCCCAAAGCGCCAATCACCCGTGCTGAATTTGCGCGCTGGCTAGTTCGGACGAATAACGCTATTTTTCCAGGGTCTTCCGATAAAACGATACGCCTGTCGGAAGCGGGCAAGGCAACGTTTTCGGATGTTCCACCCACCCATCCAGACTTCCCCTACATTCAGGGTTTGGCGAATGCAGGCTATTCGATCAGTGACGATGAGAAAACATTTAAGCCGGAGCAGATTCTCACCCGCGAACAGATGCTAGCCATGAAAGTGGCGCTAGACCATCGAGTGCCCCTTGAGAGTTATAAAGGTGGTGCACCGGGGGGTTGGACGGACAGCAATAAAATCTCCAAGAAATATTGGCCGGCCATCTATGTAGAAAGTGTCTTTCAAAACAATGCCAACATTAGTCGAACGTTTGGTGCGCTCAAGACGCTCAATCCACAAGCTCCTGTAACCCGATCGGAAGCTGTACTGTCTATCTCGGCGATTGGTGATAATGTCGCTGGTTTTACGACAGCCGAGGAGGCTGTGGAAAAGCTAGAACAGCAGAGTTTGCCTTAA